The following are encoded together in the Anaerostipes caccae L1-92 genome:
- the ssnA gene encoding putative aminohydrolase SsnA: MLIVGNGRMITRDVSCPFLEDGAVVMDKNKIIEVGQTEDIRKAYKEAEYIDAKKGVIMPAFINTHEHIYSAMARGLSIDGYDPKGFLDILDGMWWTIDRNLSEEQILQSARATYIDSIKNGVTTVFDHHASFGSITDSLFIIEEAAKELGVRSCLCYEVSDRDGMDKAKEAVMENARFIQHTLKDDTDMIAGMMGMHASFTISDETMELAAANKPEEVGYHIHVAEGIEDLHHCLKHYGKRIIDRLMDCGVLGEKTLLGHCIYVNEHEMDLIRDTDTMVVHNPESNMGNACGCPPTMRMVQKGILAGLGTDGYTHDMTESYKVANLLHKHSLCDPNTAWAEVPQMLFENNAKIAGRYFKSPLGVLKKGAAADVIIADYDPLTPMNESNVNGHILFGMTGRNVVTTIGNGKVLMKDRRLLVADEAQAMAKCREEAEKLADTINNR; this comes from the coding sequence ATGTTAATTGTCGGGAACGGAAGAATGATCACAAGAGATGTCAGCTGCCCATTTTTAGAGGACGGCGCTGTTGTGATGGACAAAAATAAGATCATAGAAGTCGGCCAAACAGAGGACATAAGAAAGGCATATAAAGAGGCGGAGTATATTGATGCGAAGAAAGGCGTCATTATGCCCGCCTTCATTAATACCCATGAGCACATATACAGCGCCATGGCCAGAGGACTTTCCATTGACGGATACGATCCGAAAGGCTTTTTAGACATCTTAGACGGCATGTGGTGGACTATAGACCGGAATCTATCGGAGGAACAGATCTTACAGAGCGCCAGGGCTACCTACATTGACAGCATTAAAAACGGTGTGACGACGGTATTCGACCACCATGCCAGCTTCGGCAGCATTACGGACAGTCTCTTTATTATAGAAGAAGCGGCAAAAGAACTGGGAGTTAGAAGCTGTCTGTGTTATGAAGTTTCCGACAGGGACGGAATGGACAAAGCAAAGGAAGCGGTTATGGAAAATGCAAGGTTCATTCAGCATACTCTGAAGGATGATACAGACATGATCGCCGGCATGATGGGAATGCATGCGTCCTTTACCATCTCCGATGAGACGATGGAACTGGCGGCGGCCAACAAGCCGGAGGAAGTGGGATACCATATCCATGTGGCAGAGGGCATCGAGGACCTTCATCACTGTTTGAAGCACTACGGAAAAAGGATCATCGACCGGCTGATGGACTGCGGAGTACTGGGAGAGAAGACTCTGCTCGGACATTGTATTTATGTAAATGAGCATGAAATGGATCTGATCAGGGATACGGACACGATGGTCGTCCACAATCCGGAATCCAACATGGGAAATGCCTGCGGCTGCCCTCCGACGATGAGGATGGTACAGAAGGGAATCCTTGCCGGACTTGGAACCGACGGCTATACCCATGATATGACAGAATCTTATAAGGTGGCAAATTTACTGCATAAACATTCTCTGTGCGATCCGAATACCGCATGGGCGGAAGTGCCGCAGATGCTTTTTGAAAACAATGCAAAGATCGCGGGCAGGTATTTTAAGTCCCCGCTTGGAGTTCTTAAAAAAGGTGCGGCCGCAGATGTCATCATCGCTGACTACGATCCGCTGACACCGATGAATGAAAGCAATGTAAACGGGCATATCCTGTTTGGTATGACCGGAAGAAATGTAGTGACTACCATCGGAAACGGAAAGGTTCTGATGAAAGACCGCAGGCTCCTGGTGGCCGATGAAGCCCAGGCCATGGCAAAATGCAGAGAAGAGGCAGAGAAACTGGCCGATACGATCAATAACCGATAG
- a CDS encoding YgeY family selenium metabolism-linked hydrolase, which yields MDFNKIKEAAQNYEADMTKFLRDIVKFPGESCDEEAHVNRIAEEMKKLGFDKVEIDPMGNVLGYMGTGETLIGYDAHIDTVGVGNLDNWEFDPYEGFESETEIGGRGTSDQLGGIVSAVYGAKIMKDLGMLSDKYTVLVTGTVQEEDCDGLCWQYIVNEDKVRPEFVVSTEPTDGGIYRGQRGRMEIRIDVDGVSCHGSAPERGDNAIYKMADILQDVRALNENDAEDGTEIKGLVKMLDEKFNDQWKEARFLGRGTVTTSEIFFSSPSRCAVADSCSVSLDRRMTAGETWESCLDEIRALPNVKKYGAKVSMYEYARPSWKGLTYPTECYFPTWVIPEDHDVTNAMAEAYEGLYGEPRIDKWTFSTNGVSIMGRFGIPCIGFGPGHEDQAHAPNEKTWKAELVTCAAVYAALPSIYCEKK from the coding sequence ATGGATTTTAATAAGATCAAAGAAGCCGCACAAAACTACGAAGCAGATATGACAAAATTCCTGAGGGATATCGTAAAATTCCCAGGGGAAAGCTGCGATGAGGAAGCTCATGTCAACAGGATCGCCGAAGAAATGAAAAAACTTGGATTTGACAAGGTAGAGATCGATCCGATGGGCAATGTCCTCGGATATATGGGAACCGGTGAAACACTCATCGGATATGACGCCCACATAGACACTGTAGGTGTGGGAAATCTTGATAACTGGGAGTTCGATCCCTATGAGGGCTTTGAGTCCGAGACAGAGATCGGCGGACGAGGTACTTCCGATCAGCTGGGCGGCATCGTCTCCGCTGTTTACGGCGCAAAGATCATGAAAGATTTAGGCATGCTCAGCGACAAGTATACTGTCCTTGTAACCGGAACCGTCCAGGAAGAAGACTGCGACGGCCTCTGCTGGCAGTACATCGTCAACGAAGATAAGGTTCGTCCGGAATTCGTCGTCTCCACAGAGCCCACCGACGGCGGCATTTACCGCGGCCAGAGAGGGCGTATGGAGATCCGCATCGATGTGGACGGAGTCTCCTGTCACGGTTCTGCCCCGGAACGCGGCGACAACGCAATCTACAAAATGGCAGATATTCTTCAGGATGTGCGTGCCCTCAATGAAAATGACGCTGAGGACGGAACCGAGATCAAAGGTCTCGTAAAAATGCTGGATGAGAAGTTCAATGATCAGTGGAAAGAAGCACGCTTCTTAGGACGCGGCACCGTGACCACCTCAGAGATCTTCTTCTCCTCTCCGAGCCGTTGTGCCGTTGCAGACTCCTGTTCCGTATCTCTGGACCGCCGCATGACAGCCGGCGAGACATGGGAGAGCTGTCTGGATGAGATCCGCGCTCTGCCGAATGTGAAAAAGTACGGCGCCAAAGTTTCAATGTATGAGTATGCAAGGCCGTCATGGAAGGGACTTACCTATCCTACTGAGTGCTACTTCCCTACCTGGGTGATCCCGGAAGACCACGACGTGACCAATGCGATGGCAGAAGCTTACGAAGGATTATACGGAGAACCGCGCATCGACAAATGGACCTTCTCCACCAACGGTGTCTCCATCATGGGACGGTTCGGAATCCCTTGTATCGGTTTCGGTCCGGGACACGAGGATCAGGCTCACGCGCCGAACGAAAAAACCTGGAAGGCAGAGCTTGTGACCTGCGCCGCTGTATACGCAGCACTTCCGTCCATTTACTGTGAAAAGAAATAA
- a CDS encoding helix-turn-helix transcriptional regulator, protein MNPELELLKQMAHTIAMQFGRDCEVIIHDLTSKDMEHTIVHIENGHVTNRKLGDGPSAVVLETLHKHPEDIKDHYAYQIKTSDGKILKSTTTFVKGDDGKVHYIVAINYDISALLMIDASLQSLMHVEEQKKDEPTAIVGNVHDLLDSLIEQSVTLVGKPAALMNKEEKVKAIQFLNDAGAFLITKSGDKVAKYFGISKFTLYSYIDVNK, encoded by the coding sequence ATGAATCCGGAGCTGGAACTATTAAAGCAAATGGCGCATACGATCGCCATGCAGTTCGGCAGGGACTGCGAAGTCATTATACATGACCTTACAAGTAAGGATATGGAACATACCATCGTACACATCGAAAACGGACACGTCACCAACCGGAAATTAGGAGACGGCCCTTCCGCGGTCGTTTTAGAGACACTTCACAAACATCCGGAAGACATCAAGGACCACTACGCATATCAGATTAAGACATCCGACGGCAAAATATTAAAATCCACAACAACCTTTGTAAAAGGGGATGACGGAAAAGTACACTATATCGTGGCCATCAATTACGACATCAGTGCTCTTTTAATGATCGACGCTTCCCTTCAGTCTCTGATGCATGTGGAGGAACAGAAAAAGGATGAGCCTACCGCTATCGTGGGAAATGTACACGACCTGCTGGACAGTCTGATCGAACAGTCTGTCACTCTGGTTGGAAAACCCGCTGCCCTTATGAACAAGGAAGAGAAAGTAAAGGCCATTCAGTTTTTAAATGATGCCGGAGCCTTTCTGATCACAAAATCCGGTGATAAAGTCGCCAAGTACTTTGGCATCTCAAAGTTTACTTTATACAGCTACATCGACGTCAACAAATAA
- the dpaL gene encoding diaminopropionate ammonia-lyase, whose amino-acid sequence METIKWAVNEMPETDDRHLSIMALDEIKKARAFHESFPQYSKTPLARLDRMADYLGLDSIYVKDESYRFGLNAFKVLGGSFSMARYIAKETGKKVEDLPYNVLTSEALKKEFGQATFFTATDGNHGRGVAWAANKLGQKAVVFMPKGSTQTRLRNILAENAQATIEEVNYDECVRMAAAAAKETPHGVVVQDTAWDGYEEIPSWIMQGYGTMAMEADEQLSEDGCGRPTHVFIQAGVGSLAGAVQGYFANRYPENPPKVIVVEAESAACLYKGAAKKDGSIQIVDGDMPTIMAGLACGEPNTLSWDILKNHVDTFTACPDWVARKGMRMLSAPLKGDPQVISGESGAAPFGLLASLMTMEEYKDLREHLELDRDSKVLLFSTEGDTDPDRYKQIVWEGKDQ is encoded by the coding sequence ATGGAAACAATCAAATGGGCAGTCAATGAAATGCCTGAAACCGATGACCGGCATTTAAGCATCATGGCGCTGGATGAAATAAAGAAAGCCAGAGCCTTCCATGAAAGTTTTCCCCAGTACAGCAAAACGCCTCTGGCCAGGCTGGACCGAATGGCTGATTATCTGGGACTTGACAGCATTTACGTAAAGGATGAGTCCTACCGGTTTGGGCTGAATGCGTTTAAAGTCCTCGGAGGGTCCTTTTCCATGGCCCGCTACATAGCAAAAGAAACAGGAAAAAAGGTAGAAGACCTTCCTTATAATGTTCTCACTTCCGAAGCGCTGAAAAAAGAATTCGGTCAGGCAACCTTCTTTACCGCAACAGACGGAAACCACGGAAGAGGCGTCGCATGGGCCGCAAACAAACTCGGACAAAAGGCTGTGGTATTTATGCCGAAGGGCTCCACACAGACCCGGCTTCGAAATATATTAGCCGAGAATGCCCAGGCTACCATAGAGGAAGTCAACTACGATGAATGTGTCCGCATGGCTGCCGCCGCCGCAAAAGAGACACCTCACGGCGTAGTCGTACAGGACACAGCATGGGATGGATACGAGGAGATCCCTTCATGGATCATGCAGGGCTACGGAACCATGGCAATGGAAGCCGACGAACAGCTTTCTGAAGACGGCTGCGGACGGCCTACCCATGTGTTCATCCAGGCCGGCGTCGGATCTCTGGCCGGAGCAGTCCAGGGCTACTTTGCCAACCGCTATCCGGAAAACCCGCCGAAAGTGATCGTGGTGGAAGCCGAATCAGCTGCCTGCCTCTACAAAGGTGCCGCAAAAAAAGACGGAAGCATCCAGATCGTGGACGGTGATATGCCGACCATCATGGCCGGGCTTGCCTGCGGGGAACCGAATACCCTCTCCTGGGATATTTTAAAAAACCATGTGGATACTTTCACTGCCTGTCCCGACTGGGTAGCCCGAAAAGGAATGCGGATGCTCTCCGCTCCGCTGAAGGGAGACCCGCAGGTTATCTCCGGGGAATCCGGCGCAGCTCCTTTCGGACTCCTTGCAAGCCTCATGACCATGGAGGAATATAAAGATCTCCGTGAGCATTTAGAACTAGACCGTGACTCAAAAGTTCTCCTCTTCTCAACCGAAGGAGACACAGACCCGGACCGCTACAAACAGATCGTCTGGGAAGGAAAAGATCAATAA